One segment of Streptomyces sp. YIM 121038 DNA contains the following:
- a CDS encoding serine hydrolase domain-containing protein: protein MHKRLALTTLALATAVTAGVASPASAARPDPVRQGLETLVDSDHAPGALASVLDGKGKFRTYTAGVGDRDTHAKMPRNAQVRIGSVTKTFTAAVVLQLVGEGKISLDKPVDEYLPGLVRGERIDGNRITVRQLLQHTSGLPDYEDDVTSDILERRYLSPRDALDIALKHKAVFKPGKKWSYSNTNYLVAGLIVERVTGRPLAEQIDKRVIQKLGLRHTYFPAPGETTIRQRHPQGYRPDPQGAPARNVTEIDPSAGWAAGAMVSTNSDLNRFFSALLKDDGNPLLKQAQRKQMRTTVRMQKGKSRYTMGLGIMRVQQSDKCAFWGHSGGIPGFGTWAGATDDGRAASVTMNLEPKTGEAVGHLEETVTAALCRR, encoded by the coding sequence ATGCATAAACGTCTCGCCCTGACCACCCTTGCCCTGGCCACCGCTGTCACCGCCGGTGTGGCATCCCCCGCGAGCGCCGCCCGACCGGACCCCGTGAGACAGGGTCTTGAGACGCTGGTTGACTCGGATCACGCACCCGGCGCGCTGGCGAGCGTGCTGGACGGCAAGGGGAAGTTCCGTACCTACACCGCAGGGGTGGGAGACCGGGACACGCACGCGAAGATGCCCCGCAACGCCCAGGTGCGGATCGGTAGCGTCACCAAAACATTCACCGCGGCGGTCGTGCTGCAACTGGTCGGTGAGGGCAAGATCAGCCTCGACAAGCCGGTCGACGAGTATCTGCCGGGACTCGTCCGGGGCGAGAGGATCGACGGGAACCGCATCACGGTGCGCCAGCTCCTGCAGCACACCAGCGGACTGCCCGACTACGAAGACGACGTCACCAGTGACATCTTGGAGCGCCGCTACCTCTCGCCCCGCGACGCCCTCGACATCGCCCTCAAGCACAAGGCCGTCTTCAAACCCGGCAAGAAGTGGTCGTACAGCAACACCAACTACCTGGTGGCCGGCCTGATCGTGGAGCGGGTCACCGGACGGCCCCTCGCTGAGCAGATCGACAAGCGCGTCATCCAGAAGCTGGGGCTGCGCCACACCTACTTCCCTGCCCCCGGCGAGACGACCATCCGGCAGCGCCACCCCCAGGGCTACCGCCCGGACCCCCAGGGCGCCCCCGCGCGCAACGTCACCGAGATTGACCCCTCCGCGGGCTGGGCGGCGGGCGCGATGGTCTCCACCAACTCCGACCTCAACCGGTTCTTCTCGGCGCTGCTCAAAGACGACGGCAACCCTCTCCTCAAGCAGGCCCAGCGCAAGCAGATGCGCACTACCGTCCGCATGCAGAAGGGGAAATCCCGTTACACCATGGGACTGGGGATCATGCGGGTTCAGCAGTCGGACAAGTGCGCCTTCTGGGGCCACAGCGGCGGCATCCCCGGCTTCGGAACCTGGGCCGGTGCCACCGACGACGGCCGCGCCGCCAGCGTCACGATGAACCTCGAACCGAAGACCGGCGAAGCCGTAGGGCACCTTGAGGAGACCGTGACAGCGGCCCTGTGCCGACGCTGA
- a CDS encoding site-specific integrase yields the protein MAEAKRAGRTPPGRYRVRWYGPDGKPKMKTFARKVDAETERTRMESRLSDGSYRDPAAARVKFAEVAESWLAAQLHLKRSTRARYRGVLDVHVIPKWGTTPLDRIHFEDIAEWLADLLSGEATGGRKLSPRSVRKAYVVLSRVLDYAVKARRLAATPAVGVPLPKAMPADHVYLDDMQVDALANASGAYRVFILLLAYTGLRWGEASALKVGRVDLDACRAHIVEAYAEDNGKLYLDTPKNHERRSVPIPRFLAEELKPHVRGRGDEQLLFTAPQGGPLRARNFRQRFFAPAVVKAGLGHLKVTPHKLRHTAASLAIASGADVNVVQTMLGHKSATLTLDTYGHLFPDRLDEVSKKMHKRRSKQLAKAKAKLEKAERKAREAAEAVATLEDDAA from the coding sequence GTGGCGGAAGCCAAGCGGGCCGGGCGTACGCCACCGGGGCGCTACCGCGTGCGCTGGTACGGCCCCGACGGCAAGCCCAAGATGAAGACCTTCGCCCGCAAGGTCGACGCCGAGACGGAGCGGACGAGGATGGAGTCGCGTCTCAGCGACGGCTCCTATCGTGATCCGGCCGCCGCACGGGTGAAGTTCGCCGAGGTGGCGGAGTCCTGGCTGGCGGCGCAGCTCCACCTCAAGCGCTCAACCCGGGCTCGGTACCGCGGTGTTCTCGACGTCCACGTGATCCCCAAGTGGGGCACCACCCCACTGGACCGCATCCACTTCGAGGACATCGCCGAGTGGCTCGCGGATCTGCTGTCCGGCGAGGCGACCGGCGGCAGGAAGCTCAGCCCCCGGTCGGTCCGCAAGGCGTACGTCGTCCTCAGCCGAGTTCTCGACTATGCCGTCAAGGCCCGTCGTCTGGCGGCCACCCCGGCTGTCGGCGTGCCCTTGCCCAAGGCGATGCCGGCTGACCACGTGTACCTCGACGACATGCAGGTCGACGCACTGGCCAACGCGTCAGGCGCTTACCGCGTGTTCATCCTGCTGCTGGCCTACACCGGCCTGCGCTGGGGCGAGGCGTCCGCGCTGAAGGTGGGCCGCGTCGACTTGGACGCCTGCCGGGCGCACATCGTGGAGGCGTACGCCGAGGACAACGGCAAGCTCTACCTCGACACCCCCAAGAACCACGAGCGCCGGTCGGTACCGATCCCGCGGTTCCTGGCCGAGGAGTTGAAGCCGCACGTCCGGGGACGGGGAGACGAGCAGTTGCTCTTCACGGCCCCGCAGGGTGGACCGCTACGGGCACGCAACTTCCGTCAGCGGTTCTTCGCGCCGGCGGTCGTGAAGGCCGGGCTGGGGCATCTCAAGGTCACCCCGCACAAGCTGAGGCACACGGCAGCTTCGCTCGCCATCGCCAGCGGTGCGGACGTCAACGTCGTACAGACGATGCTGGGCCACAAGTCCGCGACGCTGACCCTGGACACGTATGGGCACCTCTTCCCGGACCGCCTGGACGAGGTCTCGAAGAAGATGCACAAGCGCCGCTCCAAGCAACTGGCCAAGGCGAAGGCCAAGCTGGAGAAGGCGGAGCGGAAGGCCCGTGAGGCCGCCGAGGCGGTGGCCACCCTGGAGGACGATGCCGCGTGA